A region from the Symphalangus syndactylus isolate Jambi chromosome 2, NHGRI_mSymSyn1-v2.1_pri, whole genome shotgun sequence genome encodes:
- the RFPL4B gene encoding ret finger protein-like 4B codes for MAQYLQAESSCPVCLEFFSCPISLSCTHIFCLDCIQNWMLENHEFRVVCPLCRDVVKAPPMEEWQIRALTLITKQQDGRLEESLHVRERLRHFREDVTLDAATASPLLVFSNDLRSAQCGKIHHDLTKDPRLTCVLGTPCFSSGQHYWEVEVGEVKSWSLGVCKESADRKSSDLSPEHGFWIISMKAGAIHANTDLERIPASPGLRRVGIFLDVDLEEIQFFDVDNNVHIYTHDSLFSLEPLRPFFCVELLGEGESGNILTICP; via the coding sequence TGtcccatttctctctcttgtACACACATTTTCTGCCTTGATTGCATCCAGAATTGGATGCTAGAAAACCATGAGTTTAGAGTGGTGTGCCCCTTGTGTCGAGACGTGGTGAAGGCACCTCCTATGGAAGAATGGCAAATAAGAGCCCTAACACTTATCACCAAGCAGCAGGATGGCCGACTTGAGGAAAGTCTGCACGTGAGGGAGCGGCTCCGGCATTTTCGGGAGGATGTGACCCTGGATGCAGCCACTGCCAGCCCCCTCCTTGTCTTCTCCAATGATCTGAGAAGCGCTCAGTGTGGGAAGATCCACCACGACCTGACAAAAGATCCCAGGCTGACCTGTGTCCTGGGTACTCCCTGCTTCTCCTCCGGCCAACATTactgggaggttgaagtgggagaggTGAAGTCATGGTCCCTGGGCGTCTGCAAGGAGTCGGCTGACAGAAAGAGCAGTGATTTATCCCCTGAGCATGGCTTCTGGATCATTAGCATGAAGGCAGGAGCAATCCATGCTAACACCGACCTGGAGAGAATTCCTGCAAGCCCTGGCCTTCGCCGTGTGGGAATTTTCCTGGATGTTGACCTTGAAGAAATCCAGTTTTTTGATGTTGACAATAATGTCCACATCTATACACATGattctttattctctttggagCCTTTGCGTCCATTCTTCTGTGTTGAGCtcttgggggaaggggagagtggCAACATCCTGACCATCTGCCCATGA